Below is a window of Caldichromatium japonicum DNA.
GAGGCGATCTCGTAACGGTCGCGCGGTAGGCGTTCGAGCCCGGCGACCGAGATGTTATTCAGCGTCTGGATTTTGAACATCTCCCCTCCCTAGACGTTGGGCGCAATGCCGGTTTCAGACAGGTACGCGCTGCGTACCCTAACCATACCGCCGCTCGAAGTCCTGCATGAAGGCGATCAGGGCATCGACCCCCGCCTCGGGCATGGCGTTATAGATGCTAGCGCGCATGCCGCCGACCGATCGGTGACCTTGCAAGGTCGTTAGTCCCACCGCCTTGGCCTCCTTGAGGAATGTTTCATCGAGCTCAGGTTTGGCGAGGGTAAAGGGCACATTCATCCAAGAGCGCGCGCTAGGCTCCACCGGATTGTGATAAAAGCTTGAGCGATCGATGGCCGCATAGAGCTTTTGGGCCTTGCGCGCATTGATCTCGGCTATGGTAGAAAGCCCACCGATCCCCTTCAGCCACTTAAATACCAAACCCGCGAGATACCAGGCGTAGGTCGGAGGGGTGTTATACATCGACCCGTTCTCGGCGTGGATCTTGTAGTCCAGCATGGTTGGGGTGAAGGGTTGCGCCTTGCCGATCAGGTCCTCGCGCACAATGACGATGGTCAGGCCCGCCGGCCCGATGTTCTTCTGCGCCCCGGCATAGATCAGGCCGAACCGGGTGACATCGATGGGACGCGAGAGGATGGTCGATGACATGTCGGCAACCAGGGGGACAGCGCCCGTCTCCGGCACATAGGGGAACTCGACCCCTTCGATGGTCTCATTGGGGGTGTAATGCACATAGGCGGCATCGGGATCGAGGCTGAGCTCGTCCTGAGCAGGGGCGCAAGTAAATCTCGACGCCTCGGTGCTCGCCGCGATCCGCACCTCGCCGAAACGTTTGGCCTCGGCAATCGCCTTCTTCGACCAGGAGCCGGTATTGAGATAATCGGCGCGTCCCTTATCGCCGAGCATGTTCAAGGGGACCATCGCGAACTGGAGCGAGGCCCCGCCCTGGAGGAATAGAACCTTGTAGTGCTCGGGGATGATCAAGAGCTCACGCAGATCCGCCTCGGCCTCGGCGGCGATCGCCATGAACTCCTTGCCGCGGTGACTCATTTCGGCGACACACATGCCGCTCCCCCGCCAATCGAGCATCTCATCGCGCGCCTGGTTTAAGACCGGCTCGGGCAACATGGCGGGGCCGGCGCTAAAGTTATAGACACGGGTCATCGTTCAAAAACCCCTTGATGTTTTGGAGAATATCCCTGTCGGTTGGGTACAGGGTGCCCAACCGGCGAGGCCTCATCGGGTACGCACCGCCCAACCTCGATCAGATACAGTCATCGGCCAGGATCTCTGCGGCATCCGCCCCTTCCGTCTCCTCGCGCTCACCTTCGAGGGCTGCGATCCGCTCAACGCAGACCAGGCGTTGGCCCTCGGCGAGATTGATCAATTTAACCCCTTTGGTATTGCGCCCGACCACCGGGATCTGATCGACCGAGGTACGGATCAGGGTCCCGTCATCGGCGATCAGCATGATCTCATCGCCTGGATGGACCAGGATCGCCCCGACCTGTGGCCCGTTGCGTTCTGCAGTATCGATCGCGATCACCCCCTGAGTCCCGCGCCCTTTGGTGGGGAATTGGTCCACGGCGGTGCGCTTGCCGTAACCGTTGGCGGTCACGCTCAACACCGTGCCACCGAGCTCGGGCACCACCAGTGCAATCACCTGTTGGTCATCGGGCAGCAGGATACCGCGCACCCCATGCGCCGCCCGACCCATGGGCCGGACCTGCGACTCGGAAAAACGCACCGCTTTGCCACCCGAGGTAAAAAGCATCAGATCCTGCTCGCCCCGGGTGATAGCAGCGCCGACCAGCACCTCATCGGCGTGCAGATCGATGGCGATGATGCCCCGCGCCAGCGGGCGTGAAAAGTCGACGAGCGGGCACTTTTTGACCGTGCCGGCGCTGGTGGCCATGAACACGAACGAGCCGTCCTCATAGTCGCGCACCGGCAGCAGGGTGGTGATCCGCTCGCCAGGCTCCAAGGGGAGCAGATTGATCATGGGCCGACCGCGTGCACCCCGCCCCGCCTGCGGCAGGTCATAGACCTTGAGCCAATAGACCCGCCCACGGCTGGAGAAACACAACACGGTGTCATGCGAATGGGCGACGAACAGGCGTTCGATGAAGTCCTCTTCCTTACAGCTCGCCGCGCTCTTACCCTTGCCGCCACGCCTCTGGGCCTGGTAGTCGCTGACGGGCTGGGCCTTGACATAGCCCTGATGCGACAGGGTCACCACCAGATCTTCGGGGGCGATCAGGTCCTCGAGTCCGAGGTCTGTGGTATCCGTCTGGATCTCGGTGCGGCGGGGATCAGCGAATTGCTCACGGATCGCGATCAGCTCCCCTCGGATCACCGCCATCAGGCGATCGGGGTCAGAGAGGATCAGAAGCAACTCGGCAATGGTCTCCAGGATCTCATCGAACTCCTTGAAGATCTTGTCCTGTTCCAGGCCGGTGAGCCGGTGCAATTGGAGGTCGAGGATCGCTTTGGCTTGGCGTTCGCTCAGGCGGTAACCGGCGTCGGTTAGACCGAGCTCGGAGTCTAAACCCTCTGGGCGGGTGCGTTCGGCGCCGGCGCGCGCCAGCAGCTCACCTACTATCCCAGGTGCCCAGGTCTTCTCCATCAGCCGCACCCGCGCCTCTTGCGGACTGGCCGAGGACTTGATGAGGGCGATGACCGGGTCGAGATTGGTCAGGGCCACGGCATAGCCTTCCAAGACATGCGCCCGCTCGCGCGCCTTGTGCAGCTCGAACAGGGTGCGGCGGGTCACCACCTCGCGCCGATGGCGCAGGAAGTATTCTAGGATCTGCTTGAGGTTGAGGGTCAGCGGCTGGCCATCGACCAGGGCGACCATATTGATCCCGAAGACCTGCTCCAGGGGGGTGTACTGATAGAGGTTGTTGAGCAGGACCTCGGCATGCGCCTCGCGTTTGAGTTCGATGACGATCCGCATCCCATCCTTGTCGGACTCATCGCGCAACCCATCCGGCGCAATCCCCTCAATGCGCTTTTCCTTGACTAGCTCGGCAATGCGCTCGAGCAGGCGGGCCTTGTTGACCTGATAGGGCAGTTCGGTGATCACGATTGCCTCGCGCCCGCTGCGCGGATGGGTCTCGGTGGTGGCCCGCGCGCGCATCACGCAGCGCCCGCGTCCGGTGCGATAGGCCTCGCGGATCCCGGCGACCCCATTGATGATCCCGGCAGTCGGAAAGTCTGGCCCTGGGATATAGGCCATCAGTTCATCGACCGAGAGCAAGGGGTTGTCGATCAGGGCCACACAGCCATCGATCACCTCGCCCAGATGGTGCGGCGGGATATTGGTCGCCATGCCGACGGCGATCCCCGCGGCACCATTGACCAGCAGATTGGGGAAACGCGCTGGCAGGACCGTCGGTTCCTGTTCGGTATTGTCATAGTTGGGGACGAAATCGACGGTCTTTTTGTCTAGGTCTTCGAGCAGGGCCGAGGCGATCTGCGCCATGCGTACCTCGGTATAGCGCATGGCCGCAGGCGGGTCCCCGTCGATCGAGCCGAAGTTGCCTTGACCATCGATCAAGACGTTGCGCATGGAGAAGGGCTGGGCCATGCGCACGATGGTGTCATAGATGGCGGCATCGCCATGCGGGTGATACTTACCCATGACCTCGCCGACCACGCGCGCCGATTTGCGATAGGGTCGGTTCCAGACATTGCTCTGCTCGTGCATGGCATAGAGCACACGCCGATGCACGGGTTTGAGCCCGTCGCGCACATCGGGGAGCGCCCGCCCGACGATCACGCTCATCGCGTAATCAAGGTAGGACTGGCGCATCTCGTCTTCGAGATTGACGGGCAGGATTTCTTTAGCGAACTCGGGCATGGAACGACGGGTCCGAAGGGGCGCAATATCCAAGCGCAGGCGTTAACTGAGACAGCATTTTAACACGCCGGTCACGCTCAGCCGCGTTTTGGTGATCTGCAAGACGGCATGATGAGATGGGGACATAAGGGGCCTTTACCGCCTCATAGTCCGCGCCGAGGGTCAGCGCTGGAGAGGCCTTTCTCAGGGTTGCGGCCAGGGGTCAGGGCGATACGGCGCCTGGGGATGCTGAGCAGGTCGGGCGAAAAGATAGCCCTGGACCAGATCGACCCCCTGCGCCAGGACATAGGCGAGCTCGGTGGCGGTCTCGATCCCCTCGGCCAGGGTCTGGATGCCGAGGTCTCGCGCGATCCCGATCAAGGCACGTAATACCGATTGACGCTGGGGATCGCGATCGACCCCGCGCACGATCTCCATGTCGATCTTGATGATGTCGGGCTTCAGGGTCGCCAAAAGATTGAGCGAGGCATAGCCGCTTCCCACATCATCCAGCGCCACCCGATAGCCGGCATCGCGATAAAAGTCCAGGATATGTTTGAGATGGTCGAAATCGGCGACCCGCTCGGTCTCGACCACCTCGAAGACCAAGCGCCCTGGATCGAACCCCAGCCGGCGCGCCCAGCCGACCGTGCTCTGCAGACAGTGCCTAGGGTCGTAGATCGCGGTGGGGACAAAATTGACGAAGAGCTGACCCTCAAGACCTTGTTCAGCCGCGCAGCGCAGGGCCGTTTCGCGCGCTTGGCGGTCGACTTGGAAAAGGAGGTCATTGGCCAAGGCCAGAGTGAAGATCTCGCCGGGAAACATGAGGCCCCCGTCTGGACGTATCCCACGCAGCAAGGATTCATAACCCACCAGTCCCCCGTCTCTAGCGGCCAGGATCGGCTGAAACCAGGAGACAAAGCGCTGGGCCTCCAGGATCTCGATCAGCGCGCAGGCATCGAGCAGTTTTAACCACTGCTCGAGGGTGCGGGCGCGGGTGAGGCTCTGAAAGCTCAAACTCTCCCCTGCTTCCAAGAGCAAGGCCCAGATCGCCTGGAGCTCCAGGGTATTAAAGGACCCTGAATCGCGCACCCGTTCGATGAACTCGACCAGATTGGCATCGGCAAGCCGCAGCTCAAGACCCGCATCCTCGAATGCCAGACCATGGGCGCGCAGGAACTCGCCCATAACGGCGATGAGCTCGCGCACTGCAGCGGTCAAAAGCAGGGTGCCGCGGCGCTCGCTAGAGAGTGGCAGGATCTGACAGCGTGGACAGGGCATGGTTCTTGACTAAGAAACAAATGCTTTTGAAATTGAGTGAGCTATCTAAGATGGCGGCCCGATGAGAGAACCCGCGGCGTTTGGCCGACGATGTCGTCCTGTGTGTAGCCCGTGATGGCGGTGAATGCCGGGTTGACGGCAAGGATGCGGGTGTCGGCGTCCGTCACGAGGATGCCGTCGTGGCTGTGGGTGAACACGCTCGCCGCCAGGCGCTGCGCTTCCTGCAGGCGCGCCTCTTGCGTGAAGAGCGTGCGCAGGCGCAGCGTGAGCAGGCCGGTGACCAACACAGTGGCGAGCAGGACCAACGCCGTCGTCAGCAGGCGGGTCGCCATCGTTTCGCGCCATTGGGCCAGCGCAGCCTCGCGGTCGATATGCCCCAGAACGAAAAACGGATAATTGCGCAATGCGCGATAGACGGTCAGCGTAGCCCGGCCATACGCCTCATCGTCGGGAATTTCGCCGATTTCCGCCGTGCGGGCGAGGTCGAGCACGCGCTCGTCCTCGATCAGGCTGCCGGCCTGGTGCCCCGCCCAGGTCGTCAGTGCCGTGACGCCCTGATAGTCGAATAGTGCGAAATGTCCGAGATCGGGATCGATTTGGCCGCTGATGTGATTCAAGAAGTAGTCGGGGTTGATGGCGGCCACGGCAATCAGGCCGGCCGGCCCCGGCAGATGTTGAATGGCCGGCAGGAAATAGCTGGCACGCGGGCCGACCGGCGCCGCCGGGGTGGTTTCCCGGCTGTCATGGAAATCCCGGCCCTCGCGGGCAACGCCAATGCGCATGATGCCATCGCGCCGCTCGGCCATCACGGGCAGGTAGGCCGCAAATTCCAGCTGCACGCCGACATTCGCCGCCACGGAGCTGACGAGAATGCGGCCTTGCGCATCGGCGATGGA
It encodes the following:
- the serC gene encoding 3-phosphoserine/phosphohydroxythreonine transaminase; protein product: MTRVYNFSAGPAMLPEPVLNQARDEMLDWRGSGMCVAEMSHRGKEFMAIAAEAEADLRELLIIPEHYKVLFLQGGASLQFAMVPLNMLGDKGRADYLNTGSWSKKAIAEAKRFGEVRIAASTEASRFTCAPAQDELSLDPDAAYVHYTPNETIEGVEFPYVPETGAVPLVADMSSTILSRPIDVTRFGLIYAGAQKNIGPAGLTIVIVREDLIGKAQPFTPTMLDYKIHAENGSMYNTPPTYAWYLAGLVFKWLKGIGGLSTIAEINARKAQKLYAAIDRSSFYHNPVEPSARSWMNVPFTLAKPELDETFLKEAKAVGLTTLQGHRSVGGMRASIYNAMPEAGVDALIAFMQDFERRYG
- the gyrA gene encoding DNA gyrase subunit A, with amino-acid sequence MPEFAKEILPVNLEDEMRQSYLDYAMSVIVGRALPDVRDGLKPVHRRVLYAMHEQSNVWNRPYRKSARVVGEVMGKYHPHGDAAIYDTIVRMAQPFSMRNVLIDGQGNFGSIDGDPPAAMRYTEVRMAQIASALLEDLDKKTVDFVPNYDNTEQEPTVLPARFPNLLVNGAAGIAVGMATNIPPHHLGEVIDGCVALIDNPLLSVDELMAYIPGPDFPTAGIINGVAGIREAYRTGRGRCVMRARATTETHPRSGREAIVITELPYQVNKARLLERIAELVKEKRIEGIAPDGLRDESDKDGMRIVIELKREAHAEVLLNNLYQYTPLEQVFGINMVALVDGQPLTLNLKQILEYFLRHRREVVTRRTLFELHKARERAHVLEGYAVALTNLDPVIALIKSSASPQEARVRLMEKTWAPGIVGELLARAGAERTRPEGLDSELGLTDAGYRLSERQAKAILDLQLHRLTGLEQDKIFKEFDEILETIAELLLILSDPDRLMAVIRGELIAIREQFADPRRTEIQTDTTDLGLEDLIAPEDLVVTLSHQGYVKAQPVSDYQAQRRGGKGKSAASCKEEDFIERLFVAHSHDTVLCFSSRGRVYWLKVYDLPQAGRGARGRPMINLLPLEPGERITTLLPVRDYEDGSFVFMATSAGTVKKCPLVDFSRPLARGIIAIDLHADEVLVGAAITRGEQDLMLFTSGGKAVRFSESQVRPMGRAAHGVRGILLPDDQQVIALVVPELGGTVLSVTANGYGKRTAVDQFPTKGRGTQGVIAIDTAERNGPQVGAILVHPGDEIMLIADDGTLIRTSVDQIPVVGRNTKGVKLINLAEGQRLVCVERIAALEGEREETEGADAAEILADDCI
- a CDS encoding EAL domain-containing protein, encoding MPCPRCQILPLSSERRGTLLLTAAVRELIAVMGEFLRAHGLAFEDAGLELRLADANLVEFIERVRDSGSFNTLELQAIWALLLEAGESLSFQSLTRARTLEQWLKLLDACALIEILEAQRFVSWFQPILAARDGGLVGYESLLRGIRPDGGLMFPGEIFTLALANDLLFQVDRQARETALRCAAEQGLEGQLFVNFVPTAIYDPRHCLQSTVGWARRLGFDPGRLVFEVVETERVADFDHLKHILDFYRDAGYRVALDDVGSGYASLNLLATLKPDIIKIDMEIVRGVDRDPQRQSVLRALIGIARDLGIQTLAEGIETATELAYVLAQGVDLVQGYLFARPAQHPQAPYRPDPWPQP
- a CDS encoding PAS domain S-box protein — encoded protein: MPSSASRAKILPAQRRYLSLLVGLQVLLAIIVAAGTLLGLREMREEALAGHLRQASLQVRVFEDHVSQNIHLISLMLASLPELLADPHLDNARDHGDFLESIQRQMPALRSLSIADAQGRILVSSVAANVGVQLEFAAYLPVMAERRDGIMRIGVAREGRDFHDSRETTPAAPVGPRASYFLPAIQHLPGPAGLIAVAAINPDYFLNHISGQIDPDLGHFALFDYQGVTALTTWAGHQAGSLIEDERVLDLARTAEIGEIPDDEAYGRATLTVYRALRNYPFFVLGHIDREAALAQWRETMATRLLTTALVLLATVLVTGLLTLRLRTLFTQEARLQEAQRLAASVFTHSHDGILVTDADTRILAVNPAFTAITGYTQDDIVGQTPRVLSSGRHLR